A window of Blastocatellia bacterium contains these coding sequences:
- a CDS encoding TetR/AcrR family transcriptional regulator → MAKKTRAPSTARGLATRERLLAAAQEVFAEGGYHRASVSAICRRAGVALGTFYQYFADKEAIFSELVARASMALQVDLTHALRSEGDLRAHLDRILTTFFAFIRHHRASYRIFREIEFVNKQMHHQFYDGLIALVREFLSEQRRQGQIRALDPEVAAVALIGVAYFLTLRWLILGPGEVPESVRHTAIEFLLHGMDTGRPITTPPQRATVAAALGEGAPSPAPTRGELSRRKLLQAAKACFSRKGFYATSIAEITRRAGVSLGAFYLYFSSKTQILDELVRDLNAQLRRNARAAIAGLTDRREIEREGFRAFFQFIHRNREAYRIVREAEFVSPPTARWYFERLAQGYVRGLQEGMRRGEIRPLDAETLAYSLMGIGHFLGLRWVVWSSRPSLPKRVFDHALDMILRGLKGLPS, encoded by the coding sequence GTGGCGAAAAAAACGCGAGCTCCTTCGACCGCGCGAGGTTTGGCGACGAGAGAACGCCTCTTGGCCGCCGCTCAAGAGGTCTTCGCCGAAGGCGGTTACCATAGGGCTTCTGTCTCCGCCATCTGCCGCCGCGCAGGTGTCGCGTTGGGGACGTTCTACCAATACTTCGCCGATAAGGAGGCGATCTTCTCAGAGCTGGTCGCGCGCGCTAGTATGGCCCTGCAAGTGGATCTCACCCATGCCCTACGTTCGGAGGGCGATCTTCGCGCGCACCTGGATCGCATCCTGACGACCTTCTTCGCCTTCATTCGTCATCATCGGGCTTCTTATCGGATCTTTCGAGAGATCGAATTCGTCAACAAGCAGATGCACCATCAGTTCTACGACGGACTCATCGCACTCGTGCGAGAATTCTTGAGCGAGCAACGCCGCCAAGGACAAATCCGCGCGCTCGATCCGGAGGTCGCAGCTGTCGCTTTGATCGGTGTGGCGTACTTCCTGACCCTTCGGTGGCTCATTCTCGGTCCAGGCGAAGTTCCCGAATCCGTCCGCCATACCGCCATCGAGTTCCTCCTGCATGGGATGGACACTGGTCGTCCCATCACGACTCCACCCCAACGCGCCACCGTTGCTGCTGCGCTTGGTGAAGGCGCTCCATCTCCCGCTCCGACGCGAGGGGAGCTTTCTCGCCGCAAGCTTCTGCAAGCCGCCAAGGCCTGCTTCAGTCGCAAGGGCTTCTACGCGACGTCCATCGCGGAGATCACGCGGCGCGCGGGAGTTTCACTCGGGGCTTTCTACCTCTACTTCTCCAGCAAGACCCAAATCCTCGACGAACTCGTTCGCGATCTCAACGCGCAGCTACGTCGGAACGCGCGTGCAGCGATCGCTGGCCTCACCGATCGCCGCGAGATCGAGCGCGAGGGATTTCGCGCCTTCTTCCAGTTCATCCATCGGAATCGCGAGGCCTATCGGATCGTCCGCGAAGCCGAATTCGTTTCTCCCCCAACCGCTCGCTGGTACTTCGAGCGATTGGCTCAAGGATACGTCCGCGGACTTCAGGAAGGAATGCGCCGAGGAGAGATTCGTCCGCTCGACGCCGAGACTTTGGCGTACAGCCTCATGGGAATCGGTCACTTCCTGGGCTTGCGCTGGGTCGTTTGGTCCTCGCGTCCTTCGCTTCCGAAACGCGTCTTCGACCACGCCTTGGACATGATCCTCCGCGGCCTGAAGGGCCTCCCCTCCTGA
- a CDS encoding MaoC family dehydratase, whose product MNDVHIGATASWSKTITSADVQAFAALSGDENPLHLDEAFARNTPFGRPIVHGMLVASLISTVLGRQLPGPGTIYLSQRLEFIRPVYPGDTITATVEVIHLREDKPVVTLATRCTNQHGEEVVRGEAVVLAPRVRNRDDVSEPK is encoded by the coding sequence ATGAATGACGTGCACATAGGCGCAACCGCCTCATGGTCGAAGACCATCACGAGCGCGGACGTTCAAGCCTTCGCCGCGCTGAGCGGAGATGAGAACCCGCTGCACTTGGACGAGGCCTTCGCCCGAAATACCCCCTTCGGACGACCTATCGTCCACGGAATGCTCGTGGCCAGCTTGATCTCGACGGTCTTAGGCCGACAGCTCCCCGGACCGGGGACGATCTACCTGAGTCAACGCTTAGAATTCATTCGACCGGTTTATCCGGGCGATACGATCACCGCGACGGTAGAAGTGATTCACCTTCGCGAGGACAAGCCCGTAGTCACCTTGGCTACGCGATGCACGAATCAACACGGGGAAGAGGTCGTGCGCGGTGAGGCCGTCGTCCTCGCCCCAAGAGTTCGAAATCGGGACGACGTGTCTGAACCCAAATGA
- a CDS encoding 3-oxoacyl-ACP synthase encodes MTEIGIAGLGIYLPERVMTAEEVAAASGIPAEVIRTKFGLNRKHIADVAGKGETVSMMAVEAGRRALQDAGVTPEEVDALIYFGSMHKDYYVWLAAPRIQEHLGARRAYAFELSGASAGLPFALKVARSLMLVDSSLLHVLLVAASTESMLLDYTNHRSRFMFNFGDGAAACVLRRGHRRNIVLESAALTDGRFADFVRVPAGGSVFPPSLETLRRRWHYLDVTDPARMKEMLDPITLDHFVRVIREALARSGCHHLDFLIPLHTKRSLFEALLSALGLTDAQAIYLSDYGHLSAADPLLGLYLARQARRLRDGDIVVLVSAGTGYSWGATVIRWGGPHE; translated from the coding sequence ATGACTGAAATCGGCATCGCCGGCTTGGGCATCTATCTTCCCGAGCGCGTGATGACGGCCGAAGAGGTGGCCGCTGCTTCCGGTATTCCCGCCGAGGTGATCCGAACGAAGTTCGGGTTGAATCGGAAACACATCGCCGACGTGGCGGGGAAAGGGGAAACGGTCTCCATGATGGCGGTCGAGGCCGGACGGCGCGCGCTGCAAGATGCTGGGGTGACTCCGGAAGAAGTGGATGCCCTCATTTATTTCGGGAGCATGCACAAGGATTACTACGTCTGGCTGGCCGCGCCGCGAATCCAAGAGCATCTTGGAGCTCGACGCGCCTATGCATTTGAACTCAGTGGGGCTTCGGCCGGCCTCCCCTTCGCCCTAAAAGTCGCCCGCAGTCTGATGCTCGTGGATTCTTCCCTCCTCCACGTGTTACTGGTCGCGGCCTCTACCGAATCCATGCTTCTGGACTACACCAATCACCGCTCGCGCTTTATGTTCAACTTCGGCGACGGAGCAGCTGCTTGCGTGCTTCGACGAGGGCATCGGCGGAATATCGTCCTGGAATCCGCTGCCCTCACGGACGGTCGCTTTGCAGACTTCGTGCGTGTGCCGGCTGGCGGCTCGGTATTTCCCCCGAGCCTAGAAACTCTCCGACGCCGATGGCACTACTTGGACGTCACCGACCCAGCTCGAATGAAAGAGATGCTGGATCCCATCACCCTGGACCATTTCGTGCGGGTGATTCGCGAAGCCCTGGCCCGCAGCGGCTGCCATCACCTCGATTTCCTCATCCCTTTGCACACCAAACGATCGCTCTTCGAAGCCCTGCTGTCTGCTCTCGGACTGACGGATGCTCAAGCCATCTATCTCTCGGACTACGGCCATCTCTCGGCCGCTGATCCGTTGTTGGGACTTTATCTCGCTCGTCAAGCAAGGCGATTACGAGACGGCGACATCGTGGTCCTCGTGAGTGCCGGGACCGGATACTCATGGGGGGCTACAGTGATCCGATGGGGAGGTCCTCATGAATGA